The proteins below are encoded in one region of Silene latifolia isolate original U9 population chromosome 2, ASM4854445v1, whole genome shotgun sequence:
- the LOC141643911 gene encoding protein C2-DOMAIN ABA-RELATED 7-like — MESMIGLLKIKIIKGINLVVKDSSSSDPYVVITIGSQKVKTRHVKNNCNPSWNDEVTLAVYDLGTPINLTVYDKDTFTDDDKMGDAQIVINPYLEYVKAGLEPLSTGSVVDKIHPSRENSLSDTSRIVWKDGKLVQDMVLRLNNVATGEVEIQLEWVNVPGARGLTS, encoded by the exons ATGGAGTCGATGATCGGCCttcttaaaattaaaataatcaaAGGAATCAATCTTGTTGTTAAGGATTCAAGCAGCAGTGATCCTTATGTTGTTATCACTATTGGATCTCAG AAAGTGAAGACAAGACATGTTAAGAATAATTGCAACCCAAGCTGGAATGATGAGGTGACCCTGGCAGTGTACGATCTTGGTACTCCAATCAACCTA ACAGTGTATGACAAAGACACATTTACCGACGACGACAAAATGGGTGACGCTCAGATAGTCATCAACCCATATTTAGAGTATGTGAAAGCGGGTTTGGAACCACTCTCAACAGGCTCCGTGGTTGATAAGATTCATCCATCAAGGGAAAATTCCCTATCTGATACTAGTCGTATTGTTTGGAAGGATGGAAAGTTGGTGCAAGACATGGTTCTGAGGTTGAATAATGTGGCAACTGGTGAGGTCGAAATCCAACTTGAATGGGTGAATGTTCCTGGTGCTAGAGGGCTTACTTCTTGA
- the LOC141643910 gene encoding protein C2-DOMAIN ABA-RELATED 7-like — MESPIGLLKIKVIRGMNLVVMDFTSSDPYVVISIGDQDVQTGHVYDTCNPYWSDEDELTLGVYDLDTPIILKVYDKDTFKGDDFMGESRIDIIPYLEYVKAGLAPLSTGSIVGKIDPSEQNCLHETSYILWKDGQLVQKMILRLNNVLTGEVEIQVRWEEVSGGKGLTS; from the exons ATGGAGTCGCCGATCGGCCTTTTGAAAATTAAAGTGATTAGAGGAATGAATCTCGTGGTCATGGATTTCACCAGCAGTGATCCTTATGTTGTTATAAGTATTGGAGACCAG GATGTGCAGACAGGACATGTGTATGATACTTGCAATCCTTACTGGAGTGATGAAGATGAGCTGACCCTGGGTGTGTACGATCTCGATACTCCAATCATCTTA AAAGTGTATGACAAAGACACATTTAAGGGTGATGATTTTATGGGTGAATCCCGGATAGACATCATCCCATATTTAGAGTACGTGAAAGCGGGTTTGGCACCTCTCTCAACAGGCTCCATTGTTGGTAAGATTGATCCGTCAGAGCAAAATTGTCTACATGAAACTAGTTATATTCTTTGGAAGGACGGACAATTAGTGCAAAAGATGATCCTGAGGTTGAATAATGTGTTAACTGGTGAGGTTGAAATTCAAGTTCGTTGGGAGGAGGTTTCTGGTGGTAAAGGGCTTACTTCTTGA